CACGCCACCAACGCCCAGCAACGTCGACGCGCGGGTGATCGCCGGATCCACCGTCCGTATTCCCATTCCGCTCTCGGGCTTGGATGCAGACGGCGACTCCGTGTCTCTGACGGGTATCGACCAAGCCCCTGAGCTTGGCGCAGCCGTTGCAGGGCCCCACTACATTGACTACACGGCCTCCGCTACAGCCGGTGGAACGGACTCCTTCACCTACGCGGTACAGGACAGGCTGGGCGCAGTTGCCACCGCAACTGTCCAGGTGGGCATTGCCCCGCTCGCTGAGAAGAATCAGAAACCCGTCGCTGTGGATGATGGTGTCGCCCTGAGACCGGGTCGAGCCATCGCCGTTGACGCTCTGCGCAACGATTCAGACCCCGACGGCGACCCCATCGCTTTGGTCGGAGAAGGCGTTGCAGCCACACCGGAAACCATGGCCGTAGAAGTGAAGAAGGGCAGAGTGCTCTTCACCGCGCCCGAGCAGGGCGGTACCTACAACGTGCGTTACATGGTGAAGGACAGTCGTGGCGCGGACGCGGTGGGTAATATTCGGGTCTCCGTGGACAAGAACGCCCCTCTGATTGCTCCCATTGCCCGGGATGATCGGGTGGAACCGGCTGAAACGATGGGCCGCGAAGCCGTGGACGTCCCGGTGCTCGAAAACGACGAAGACCCGGATGGCGTGGCCGAGGACCTGGCCATCACCGTGGACACGGCCAAGTACCAGGGCGTCAGCGTCGTTGGCGGGGTTGTCAAAGTGGAGCTCGCCGATGGCCCGCGCACCATCCCCTACACCGTGGAGGACATCGACGGCGGCCTCGGAACGGCACTGATCTGGGTACCAGGGCGTGGACAACAGCACCCTGTCCTGACGGAAAAGGGCCCCATCGACGTCACTGCCGGACAGGAACTCACCCTCGAACTTGCCGACTACGTCCGTGTGCGCGAGGGCCGTACGCCACGGATCACCGTGCAGGACAACGTTTCAGCCATCGGCACCTCTACCAAAGATTGGGTTTCCGACGAAAACACGTTGAGCTACAAGGCCGACATCGACTACGCAGGCACCGGATCCATCACCTTCGAGGTCACGGACGGATCTGGACCTGACGATCCCGAGGGCCTGAAATCCACTCTCACAGTGCTCACGAACGTCATCCCCGATAAGGACCGTAACTTCCCGCCCACGTTCACGTCCGGCTCACTCGAGGTTGCCAAGGCCGAATCCGCCGTATCCCTTGACCTTCGCGCGCTCGCAGATGATCCCAACCCGGATGACGCGGACAAGCTGGAGTTCGCCTTGGAAGGTGAACTGCCGAATGGATTCCGGGGTTCGTTGGACGGGTCCACGCTGAGTATTGAGGCTGACTCGGACACTGCAGTGGGTGCCACGGGCAAAGTGTCGGTGTCCGTCACGGATGGCCGCAGCGCAAAGGTGACCTCCTCCGTAGATCTGGTTGTTCTGGCCTCCTCTCGTCCGCTTCCAGTGGCCAACGAAGACACAGTTCCAGAGGCAGTGCAGGGTAAATCCGTCCCGGTGGATGTGCTCGCTAATGACGTCAATCCGTTCCCGGATTCGCCGCTGGAGATTGTTGATGTCGTGGCGGACGGGAATGGGACGGCGTCGAAGGATGGCGACCGCATCGTCGTCACTCCGGCAGAGACCTTCGTGGGAAGCATGAGCGTGACCTACACGGTCCGCGACAAGACCCAGGAAGATTCCAGACGGGTTTCTGCGCAGATTCTGCTGACTGTGGAGGGAAAACCCGGTGTTCCCAGCACACCCGCGGTGGAAAGCGTGCGGAATCAGACGGTGGTGATGGCCTGGGATCCACCGGCGAGTAACGGCTCGGCCATCACGTCCTATGAAGTGACGAGCAACCGCGGCTTCAGCCAGGAGTGCGCCACGACCACGTGCACTCTTACGGGCCTGACCAACAACACCGAGTACATTTTCCGTGTAGCCGCTGTCAACGAGCACGGGACCTCGGATCCATCGCCGGAATCGGCTCCCGCCAGGCCAGATGCAAAACCTGAGCAGCCCCAGCCGCCGGCCCTGACCTTTGGCGACGGCGAACTGGCTGTGAAGTGGACTCCGCCCGCGAACGAGGGCTCACCGATCGAAAAGTACACGCTGCAGATTTCTCCGGCCCCGGCCAGCGGCGCCAGCCAGAAGACCTCAACGGGCACCATGGTGACCTGGACTGGGCTACAGAACGGCACCGCATACAAGGTGCGGGTCCAGGCACAGAACAAGGCTCCGGATCCCTCCGACTGGAGTGATTACTCCGCTGCGGAGATTCCTGCGGGGAAGCCGGCGGTACCTGCGGCACCAAATACACAGCGCGTGGAGTCGGTTGGCTCACAGAGTCAATTGAGCGTGGACTGGAACGACGTCGCCAACAACGGCGCAGCGGTAGCTGCTTACGAGGTGCGTGAGTACGTGGGCAATACGCTGCGGCGCACTCTGCCGGTGACCAGCGTTTCAGAGCAGACCATCACGGTTCCCAATGCTGAGCAGGACTATACCTACGACGTCCGGGCCAAGAACAAGGCCGGCTGGAGTGAATACGGTGCCCAGTCAGCACCGCGGCGCGCGGTCGGAGCACCGGCTGCACCGGCTGCCCCACAACTGAAGCCCACTCATACTGGTGGTGCCGGAGAAAGCGTGTCGATCACGTTCAGCGCGCTCGCTGCGGCGCAACGCAACGGGGCACGCGCCGGAGAAGTCAGCTATCAGGCCAGCTTCAACGGCGGCGGATGGCGCGGGATCAACTCGGGTGATGTTGTGGGTGGCTTCGCCAACGGCAGCAACGTTTCAGCGACAGTGCGCGCAGTTGTGAACAGTGACGGCGCAAAGATGAACGGGGCCCCCAGCGGCGGCTCCAATGCGGTGGTCCCGTACGGACGGCCTCACGTACCGAATGCTTCCTCTGGTACCAGCAAACGGGGGGATAAGAGGGTGTACTTCACATGGTCAGCACCTTCGCCCAACGGACGGGCTGTGGACTATGTTCGCTACCGACACCTAGCGCCAACCAAGGAATGGATCAACGGCGGCACATCGGGGAAAGCGGATTTCCCTGCTGATAATTACGGAAAATCCGTCACCCTCGAGTTCCAGACCTGCGACGTCACGGGGCAATGCTCCGGTGGAAAGCAGGTGAGCGGTCTTGCCGGAGACCGCGACCAGTGGACTACTCAGCTCAACACGGGAATGGAACGAAGCTGCACAGATCCCGCCAATCGTGCCACCTACGACACCAAACGGTTCACCTGCGAAGGAAAAGGTGGAAACCAACCGCCTTGGTTCTACGCTGGCCAAAAGATCGTCGTCCAGTGCTGGATCGATCATAAAGACGGGTATGGGGTCAAGGGACCCTGGTACCGGGTTGAACCAGGGTCATCAAGGAATGTGGGCCGTTATGTCGACGCCGGCCACACATCCATTGGCCGGCCACAGTCAAGCGGTGCCCCACGTTGCTGACGTCACTGCCAGCGTCCGGACCCGCGGAGCCTGTGTTGACTCGTCCGGCTAGACTGGATCCGGTCCGTCGTCCGCGGACTCGTTAGGTGTTGCTGAGGGGCATTCTTGGGGATTAGGTTCACATGGGGTAGGTCTCGCGCGGTCTCGGCGCTGGCCTTTGGTGCTGCCGCCAGTGTGGCCGTGACCGGTGCCGTGCTGTATCCAGGGTTCAAAACGGCCGAGCTGGAGCTGCACGACGGCGGCGTCTGGGTGACGAATAACGCGGCTGGCATGGTCGGTCACCTCAATTACCAGTCCAAGGTGCTCGACGGCGGCTTCGTCGCCAAAGCGGCTTCCTTCGACGTCATACAGGACGATGCAACCGTTTTCATGACGGATCAGGAACAGTCCGGCATCAGCACCGTGGACGTTGCCACCGTGACCCAGAGCCAGCCCACCGGAGTTCCCGGTGGTTCAGACATCGATCTGGGAACAGAAACCGTAGCGATCACTGATCCGGTCTCCGGTTCTCTCTGGGCGGTTACCACCGACACCCTTGCCTCATTTTCACCCGAAAGCATCGAACCGTTGGTCAAGGATGCCAAGGGGCTCGTGACTGCGGTCGGGGAAGATGACACGATTTACACTGTTTCCCCGGAAACGGGTCAACTCACCACATTCGTGCGCGAGGACGACGGAAGCTACACCAAATCTTCGAAGAACGGGTTGTCCGGCTTCGAACAAGCTAGCGAATTGCAGATAGCGGCCGCCGGCGACACTCCCGTGGTGCTCGATGCCGACGCCGGGCGGCTGTACCTGCCCGGTGAATCCGCCGTCGAACTAGAGGGAACGGCCCTTACCCTGCAGCTGAGCAGTCGCGGCGAATCCATCAACGTGGCTGTGGCCGGTGCCGACGCCCTGTTCACGGTGCCGCTGGACGGCGGAGATGTTCGCCGGATTGACGCACCCGGGGGAGGCCAGCCCGCAGCTCCTGCGGTTGTGGACCAGTGCGTCCACTCCGCCTGGGCAGGCAGCCAGACCTACATCCGCTCCTGCGCGGACCCTTCGCAGGACAAGAACGAGCCCATCCCGTCCCTGGGAGCACAGTCTGAACTATCGTTCCGCGTCAACCGCGACGTCGTCGTCCTCAATGACATGAACGGCGGCAGCATCTGGTTGGTCACAGACCAGATGCAGGTGGTGGATAACTGGGATGACCTGATTCCGCCCCCCGGTGAGGATGACAAGAAGTCCGAGGAAGAGTCCAACGAGATCAGCCGTGAGACTGCGCTGCCGGACCGCACCAAAGAAAACCGCAAGCCCGTTGCCGAAGACGACGAATTTGGCGTCAGACCCGGACGAACCACGGTTCTGCCCATCTTGTTCAACGATTCCGATCCCGACGGCGACCTCCTGACCGCGAAACTCGACAAAGACCAACCAAAAATCGGAACGGTCCAATCCATCTACAACAAGACGGGTCTGCAGATCGTTGTGCCACCGGACGCTGAAGGGTCCGAGACCATCAGCTATACGGTCGACGACGGCCGCGGCGGAGAGGATACCGCGAGCGTCCGCCTCCGGGTGGTGGGCGCGGAGAGTAACGGGGCGCCGGTTCAGGAGCGCAAGTCCGTCATCACTGTCGAGCAGGGTGGAGAGATCACCCAGAACATCCTGACCGACTGGGTTGACCCGGATAGCGATCCACTTCAGCTTGTGGGCGCCGCTGTTGAGAACCAGCAAGACATTGTCCGGACCAGGGCGGACGGCGTTCTGACGTTCCAGGATGTTGGGCTCAGTCTGGGTGAGAAAACGGTTGCGGTGACGGTGTCGGACGGCCGCGAACGAACGACGTCGAACATGACGTTCAAGGTGGAACCGGCCGGGAAGCTGCCGCCGGTGGCGAACGCCGACCACGTGCGGGTGAGCGTCGGGGAGGACGCCACGATCTCGCCGTTGAAGAATGACACGAGCCCAACGGATGCCCGTCTGCGTCTGGCCCAGGTTGACCAGGTGGAGGATGCCACGGTCACTATGAACTCGGACGTCGGCACGATCACGTTCCGCTCTGCAGCCGTGGGCACCTTTTACCTCACGTATCTGGTCAGCAACGGTCCGGCCAGCGCCACGGGACTGATTCGGGTGGACGTCGAAGCGGCGAACGAAGACGACGGCGCCCCTGTCGCGGTCCACGACACAGCCTTGCTGCCGGCCGGTGGGGAAACGCTTGTTGATGTGCTCGGCAATGACTCGGACCCGTCCGGCGGAGTGCTGGTGGTCCAGTCGGTGACGCAGCCAAGCGAAAAGGCGATCACCGTCTCCGTGGTGGATCACAGCGTCCTGCGTATTACGGACACACGTGGTCTCGCGGCTCCTGCGGTGGTGAAGTACACGGTCTCAAACGGCCTGGAAAGTTCAGTCGGTGAGGTCTCGATAGTTCCCGTGCCGCGGCCAGCGAAGCTACAGCCTCCTCGCGCCAACCCGGACGAGGTCACGGTCCGCGTCAATGATGTCGTCACTATCCCGGTCCTTGCCAATGACGAACATCCCAACGGTGCTCCCATCACGCTGGTTCCGGAGCTGGTGGAGACCGTGGACGACGCCGACGGTCTGCTGGCCATGTCCGGGGAGGAACTTCGGTTCCGCGCCGGTTCCGAGCCCAAGACGGTGCGAGCGATTTATGCCGTGGCCGGCCCGGACGGACAGGAGTCATCCGCCCAGGTCACCATCCACATCCAGCCACTGAATGTTGAAGATAACTCTCCTCCGCAGCCCAAGAGCCTCACGGGGCGTGTCTTTGAAGGTCAGAGCACCCGTATTGCTGTTCCGCTGGACAGCATTGATCCCGACGGCGATTCGGTCACCCTGATCGGCATCGAGCAGTCGCCGGCGAAGGGCGCGGCGAAGGTCGGGGCGTCGTATATTGACTACACGGCGGGCGGAAACACGGGGGGAACGGACACGTTCAGCTATGTTGTGTCGGACCGTCTTGGGGTGCGTTCCACCGCCACTGTGTCAGTGGGAATTGCACCAAAGGCCAACAACAACCAGCCTCCCGTGGCACTGGATGACTCCACCATCATTCGCCCTGGCCGCACTGTTGCGGTGGATGTCCTCAAAAATGATACCGATGCCGACGGTGACCGGATTGTCTTCGCGCCGGGTGGGCTGGAAGCCGATGAGTCGGTTCCTGTAAGCATCGAAAAGGGCAAGGTCCTGGTCACGGCGCCAGAAATTCCCGGCCACACCGTGGTTCGCTATACCGCCTCTGATGGAAGGGGTGGAACCGATACAGCCACCCTCACCGTTGATGCGCGCGCTGACGCACCCCTGCTGGCACCCATCGCCCGCGATGACCGTTTCCCGTTCCCCGAGACCGTGGGCGAGACAGAGGTCACTGTACCGTTTTTGAAGAACGACGAGGACCCGGACGGCGTCGTTGCCGACGTGAGCGCAAGCCTTCCCGGTACCCCGGACAATGTCTCATTGGGAGAGGACGGCACGGCCGTTGTCCAGCTAACGGCCAAAGCCCAGATCATTCCCTACACGTTGACGGACCTGGACGGATTGAGTGCTACCGCGTTCATGATGGTCCCTGGGTCCGCTGAGCCACATCCCACCCTGAAGGATTTCGCTCCGCTGGAGGTTCAGTCGGGTGAGAAACTGACCCTTGAACTCGATGACCTGGTCAAGGTCCGGAACGGCCGAGCCCCTCGTTTGACCGCGGCCGACGGCGTCACAGCCGTGG
This region of Arthrobacter roseus genomic DNA includes:
- a CDS encoding Ig-like domain-containing protein — translated: MGIRFTWGRSRAVSALAFGAAASVAVTGAVLYPGFKTAELELHDGGVWVTNNAAGMVGHLNYQSKVLDGGFVAKAASFDVIQDDATVFMTDQEQSGISTVDVATVTQSQPTGVPGGSDIDLGTETVAITDPVSGSLWAVTTDTLASFSPESIEPLVKDAKGLVTAVGEDDTIYTVSPETGQLTTFVREDDGSYTKSSKNGLSGFEQASELQIAAAGDTPVVLDADAGRLYLPGESAVELEGTALTLQLSSRGESINVAVAGADALFTVPLDGGDVRRIDAPGGGQPAAPAVVDQCVHSAWAGSQTYIRSCADPSQDKNEPIPSLGAQSELSFRVNRDVVVLNDMNGGSIWLVTDQMQVVDNWDDLIPPPGEDDKKSEEESNEISRETALPDRTKENRKPVAEDDEFGVRPGRTTVLPILFNDSDPDGDLLTAKLDKDQPKIGTVQSIYNKTGLQIVVPPDAEGSETISYTVDDGRGGEDTASVRLRVVGAESNGAPVQERKSVITVEQGGEITQNILTDWVDPDSDPLQLVGAAVENQQDIVRTRADGVLTFQDVGLSLGEKTVAVTVSDGRERTTSNMTFKVEPAGKLPPVANADHVRVSVGEDATISPLKNDTSPTDARLRLAQVDQVEDATVTMNSDVGTITFRSAAVGTFYLTYLVSNGPASATGLIRVDVEAANEDDGAPVAVHDTALLPAGGETLVDVLGNDSDPSGGVLVVQSVTQPSEKAITVSVVDHSVLRITDTRGLAAPAVVKYTVSNGLESSVGEVSIVPVPRPAKLQPPRANPDEVTVRVNDVVTIPVLANDEHPNGAPITLVPELVETVDDADGLLAMSGEELRFRAGSEPKTVRAIYAVAGPDGQESSAQVTIHIQPLNVEDNSPPQPKSLTGRVFEGQSTRIAVPLDSIDPDGDSVTLIGIEQSPAKGAAKVGASYIDYTAGGNTGGTDTFSYVVSDRLGVRSTATVSVGIAPKANNNQPPVALDDSTIIRPGRTVAVDVLKNDTDADGDRIVFAPGGLEADESVPVSIEKGKVLVTAPEIPGHTVVRYTASDGRGGTDTATLTVDARADAPLLAPIARDDRFPFPETVGETEVTVPFLKNDEDPDGVVADVSASLPGTPDNVSLGEDGTAVVQLTAKAQIIPYTLTDLDGLSATAFMMVPGSAEPHPTLKDFAPLEVQSGEKLTLELDDLVKVRNGRAPRLTAADGVTAVGGEVSATDADTMVFTSAEGYSGPASVVFEVTDGSGPDDPDGLKSTLSAGITVLPDPEENLPPTLAGNTLEAAQGEAAATLDLRQAASDPNPEDVPNLEFALTKSTIDGVQVSLNGSVLSAKADADAPKGNAGSVTVSVSDGTNEPVSAVVDIIVLATDRPLPVANDDVVPEAESGKPVTVNVLENDVNPFPDEPLKIISAATSTGQGSTSVNGSSIEITPAQEFVGTMTVTYRVQDRTGDPEREVDGQVLLTVKSTPDAPLTPVVERTGDQLVVLSWDPPANNGSAITGYTVTAANFSQQCSSTTCELKGLTNNVEYTFTVVAANALGESEPSSPSAVARPDVRPEAPAAPVLTLGDSKIAVSWNVPVSKGSPVKAYNLEISPAPANGVTQKTGVTGTSVSWGGLTNGTAYQIRAQAVNDASEPSDWSPVSAAETPAGPPAAPLAPRADRNTDAVNGGSIVVSWKAPANNGAPLQSYDVRVYRDGSLDSGQSRSVAAGNTGLTLTGLNKSSNYRFAVLAKNKAGASGASAQSGAVVPFGIPGAVGQVSAKATGEDGRAKLNFSAPAANGSAIRDYQVSVNGGSWQGYGGPGSAVNGLSNGNSYSFRVRARNEAGPGPASGPSNAVTPFGPLRNASNIGSSVNGFKVTFTWEKNGSAYANGKPGGATVKVSVDGNSVTNSGSWSGGNSPEDRHDIRIDVCRGGGDCRTFTASERSASPTLTLKQGKDTGYIMRPNPDGDPVCGDSKCNYYHMVAELLPPNTMVTFHCYTEGTGDIGADRTVKTSSRGYAEIGSGCLIEREDSENYNEDWNGFFFRVTTGDRSWESNHRIW
- a CDS encoding Ig-like domain-containing protein yields the protein MAFLEGTFLSASTIPRIAWISSVKFFSQGLLALRQRRRVLTTAGVSALSVALVAGAVLYPGFATADVELNDGGVWVTNQNLGMVGHLNYQSQLIDGGYTANSDGFDVAQAGRNVLNLNTDQAMVSPVDIANVMRGTETQLPGSADIAMGSDVVAITEKATGTIWITKAGEIGGFSDKTENPVLKESPGAVAAVSSTDTVVVADPSASSIFTYTVADDGSWPKPSVIKAEQLSDFGNAQIAAVGNQPVVFDSESGVLILPDGQAVTVANSRDARLQQSGAASDHVAVATTDGLVKQPLDGGEPVVTDLDVPGPPAAPVQQGDCIYAAWASARYIRDCADDSSDRQEEIKGIGGSADLVFRVNRDVVVLNDMNAGDIWLVNQNMLLVNNWGDIMPPQDEADNEEDESANESLVTTLPDRTKENRPPVAEDDSFGARAGQTTILTVLDNDTDPDGDLLRAKLVGDAPEGMGVQPVYDGGGLQVVVPENASPGQKQFSYEVGDGRGGKATANVTVRIKGIDSNEPPKAKRATTILVEEGKSVSQNILSNWTDPDGDDLFLVGAEPTDVGDQVRSRYDGMLTFRDIGKTLGPKEVRIEVSDGRETTSGVVTMDVQAIGLLPPVVNFDHVSATVGQQAEIAPLKNDIDATGGELRLAKVTFTGDAKAVPDYETGTVKFTPTKAGTYYIEYLATNGPKSASGLIRVDAEADADAGAPIAVRDVALLPGHGAVLVDVLGNDSDSAGGILVVQSVEVAAGSPLKVAVLEHNVLRIHDVGDLAGQETIKYTVSNGKTSATGEVNVLSIESEAEILPPRAEADTAIVRSGDVVNIPVLDNDTHPNGDELALDPIIAQDVATKDGQLFVSENTLRFVAGDTAKTVYAIYEVVDSAGQKDSAEVRITIRPKDGRNTPPTPSNVDARVIAGSTVRIPIPLSGLDADGDSVSLTGIDQAPELGAAVAGPHYIDYTASATAGGTDSFTYAVQDRLGAVATATVQVGIAPLAEKNQKPVAVDDGVALRPGRAIAVDALRNDSDPDGDPIALVGEGVAATPETMAVEVKKGRVLFTAPEQGGTYNVRYMVKDSRGADAVGNIRVSVDKNAPLIAPIARDDRVEPAETMGREAVDVPVLENDEDPDGVAEDLAITVDTAKYQGVSVVGGVVKVELADGPRTIPYTVEDIDGGLGTALIWVPGRGQQHPVLTEKGPIDVTAGQELTLELADYVRVREGRTPRITVQDNVSAIGTSTKDWVSDENTLSYKADIDYAGTGSITFEVTDGSGPDDPEGLKSTLTVLTNVIPDKDRNFPPTFTSGSLEVAKAESAVSLDLRALADDPNPDDADKLEFALEGELPNGFRGSLDGSTLSIEADSDTAVGATGKVSVSVTDGRSAKVTSSVDLVVLASSRPLPVANEDTVPEAVQGKSVPVDVLANDVNPFPDSPLEIVDVVADGNGTASKDGDRIVVTPAETFVGSMSVTYTVRDKTQEDSRRVSAQILLTVEGKPGVPSTPAVESVRNQTVVMAWDPPASNGSAITSYEVTSNRGFSQECATTTCTLTGLTNNTEYIFRVAAVNEHGTSDPSPESAPARPDAKPEQPQPPALTFGDGELAVKWTPPANEGSPIEKYTLQISPAPASGASQKTSTGTMVTWTGLQNGTAYKVRVQAQNKAPDPSDWSDYSAAEIPAGKPAVPAAPNTQRVESVGSQSQLSVDWNDVANNGAAVAAYEVREYVGNTLRRTLPVTSVSEQTITVPNAEQDYTYDVRAKNKAGWSEYGAQSAPRRAVGAPAAPAAPQLKPTHTGGAGESVSITFSALAAAQRNGARAGEVSYQASFNGGGWRGINSGDVVGGFANGSNVSATVRAVVNSDGAKMNGAPSGGSNAVVPYGRPHVPNASSGTSKRGDKRVYFTWSAPSPNGRAVDYVRYRHLAPTKEWINGGTSGKADFPADNYGKSVTLEFQTCDVTGQCSGGKQVSGLAGDRDQWTTQLNTGMERSCTDPANRATYDTKRFTCEGKGGNQPPWFYAGQKIVVQCWIDHKDGYGVKGPWYRVEPGSSRNVGRYVDAGHTSIGRPQSSGAPRC